The following coding sequences are from one Chitinophagaceae bacterium window:
- a CDS encoding penicillin-binding protein yields MQFRNIISKLGRFLLSKFFLINLVLAILIFITAVLMSDYLLKRYTNHGESITVPDLHSLTIDEAEGRLRNLNLRFEVLDSAYDANLPPFAILDQVPIPLSNVKEYRKIYLTVNAANPPSVQMPNLMDKSLRQASFELESFGLMVGELIYKPDLAQNAVLEQLWDEMPVEPGTMVPRGSKIDLVLGDGLGNVRVGVPDLRGLTLSEVRWLLLASSLNLGSVIYLDEEIADTSATMVYRQIPSPENDNEINLGESINIFMTTEMPDSLKTGKFGFLDDTTEIDLYDIENLFFEED; encoded by the coding sequence ATGCAGTTTCGAAACATAATTTCAAAGCTGGGCAGGTTTCTGCTCAGTAAGTTTTTTCTCATAAATCTGGTTTTAGCCATTTTGATTTTCATCACGGCTGTTTTGATGAGTGATTATTTATTAAAACGCTATACAAATCATGGTGAATCCATTACTGTCCCTGATTTACACAGCCTTACCATTGATGAAGCTGAAGGTCGGCTAAGGAATCTTAATTTAAGATTTGAAGTACTTGACTCTGCCTATGATGCAAACCTACCACCATTTGCTATATTAGATCAGGTTCCTATTCCTTTATCAAATGTAAAAGAATACCGTAAAATTTATCTCACCGTTAATGCAGCTAATCCACCGAGTGTTCAAATGCCTAATTTAATGGATAAATCTTTGCGTCAGGCAAGTTTTGAGCTGGAAAGCTTTGGTTTAATGGTAGGTGAATTAATTTATAAACCTGATTTAGCTCAAAATGCAGTTTTAGAACAGCTGTGGGATGAAATGCCGGTAGAACCGGGAACTATGGTTCCCAGAGGGAGTAAAATAGATTTAGTTTTGGGAGATGGACTTGGAAATGTAAGAGTTGGTGTGCCTGATTTACGCGGGCTTACTCTTTCAGAAGTCAGATGGCTGTTACTGGCATCGTCTCTTAACCTCGGATCGGTAATTTATTTGGATGAAGAGATAGCAGATACCTCAGCCACAATGGTTTACAGACAGATACCTAGTCCTGAGAATGATAATGAAATTAATTTGGGAGAATCTATTAATATCTTTATGACTACTGAAATGCCGGATTCTCTTAAAACCGGTAAATTCGGTTTTTTAGATGATACCACTGAAATTGATTTATATGATATTGAAAATCTTTTCTTTGAAGAAGATTAA